TTTTGGCGTATTCTAGGGCGGATAATGTAGCCTTTCTAGCAGGATTGCAGGTCAATGTTAACGAGCCAAAATGAAAAATTTTTGTCCGGTCAATCAGTTCATAACAAACTTCTTTTGGCTCCAACATCGTATCCGCACCTTGATTCCGATAAAAACGAAAGGAACGGTCCCCATGTTCGTTTAAGTGTACAAAAGTCAGGGTAGTTTGGTATTGCTTTGACATTACCATTCCTTCTGTGCTTACATGGTTGTCTTCCAGTGTCTTTCTCAATAAATGTCCAAACTGGTCATCCCCTACTTTTCCAAGAAAAGCAGCTCTTTTCCCGAATTTCGCCAAAGAACACAATAAATTTGCGGGAGCCCCTCCAGGATTTGGCGAGAACAGGTAATTATCCCCTTGCGATTTTACCGGAGTAAAATCAATCAACATCTCACCCAAAGCCACTACATCAAACATAAAATTACGTCCTTTCTACAAAACTACCTTCTCCTTCTTTTTACCGTCTGTCCTTTTTTCCTACGCACAGGTATTTTTCCTTTTCTACGGCGCTTGTTATATACAACTACCATTACAAAATAAAGAATGAGCAATACCACAATGATAACTACTAATAAGATAAACCACCAAGAGGTCAAAATCTTTTTTAAAATATTTCCTATATAAAGCCACATACTTCGGTCAATATCATTGGCAGCTACCACTGTTACCGTCTGTATAACTTCATTTTGTAATTTTAAATCTATTGTGCCAATTTCTTGCCCTTGTTTGATGGGAGCTTGTATTGTTTTTGGCAAATTGGAAGTATCCCACATAATAGAGGAAACATCAATATCATTTGGCAATAACTCAGTAATGGTTTCCTTTGTCGTTAATTGGATGGTATCCGTATCTTTCGCAAGCTCCACCTTGATTTGATTTGGGATTGTTTTGGAATTTGGTTCCGCCACTGTTTTCAAGCTGAAATTATTAAACGCCCATTTATAGAGATTTTTACTATCCAAGCAGGTATATTGTGGCAATTCATTTCCATAGCCATCACGGATTGGTGCGCCCATCACAACACAAATATAATTATATCCATCGTGGGAAGCCGCTGTTACTAGGTTTTTATAATCATCTCCTGTACCAGTTTTAATCCCTTTTACATACTCATAAAAATACTTATCTCCACCTAAAGATTTTACCAACATTCGATAATTGGAGTGGGTAATAGTACGTTCTCCTTGTTTATTTGTTGCTTTCATGGTATGACGGACAGTAGTAGAAATCGTGGCAAACCGACCATCTTCCATATTCATCCCATAGTTGGCAATCAAGTACATATCATAAGCTGTAGAAAGATTCCTATTATCCAGGCCACTGGCGTCATAAAACACTGTGTTGGTACATCCAATTTCTTTTGCCTTATCATTCATCATTTGGATGAATTCTTCTGGTTTTCCACCACTAATATAATCCGCAATAATGTCTGCTGCTTCACAGCCAGATGGCAACATTAATCCATAGAGGAGATCTTCCATACTCAATGTTTCCCCTGCCATAATTCCAGCATCAGAAGCACCTTTTCCATATAAATTATCAAATACATAGTTTGGTGCCGTTACCATAGTATTCGCGATATCTTCACAGTGTTCTAATGCCACAATACAGGTAATCATTTTGGTTAAAGAAGCTGGTATCAGCTGTTTTTGCGCTTCTTTTTCATATAAAACTTTTCCTGTGTCTGTATTTACCAAATAAGCTGACTGGCTAACCACTTCAAAATCCGGGGTATAAGTAAGCGCTTCTGCTGTAAGAGGGGCGCAGAAAACACTAATTGTAATGACACAAGTCAGTATCAGAGAAATTACTTTTCTCATATGGACAATCTCCTCCAAATAGTGTATTATTATTTAATATAAGTATATCAAATATAAGGATGGAATTCAAATAGAAACCATCATTATTTTATGAATTTTATCAGATAAAATCATGAAAAATTATCCTACAAGGAGGCT
This is a stretch of genomic DNA from Clostridium facile. It encodes these proteins:
- a CDS encoding D-alanyl-D-alanine carboxypeptidase family protein, translated to MRKVISLILTCVITISVFCAPLTAEALTYTPDFEVVSQSAYLVNTDTGKVLYEKEAQKQLIPASLTKMITCIVALEHCEDIANTMVTAPNYVFDNLYGKGASDAGIMAGETLSMEDLLYGLMLPSGCEAADIIADYISGGKPEEFIQMMNDKAKEIGCTNTVFYDASGLDNRNLSTAYDMYLIANYGMNMEDGRFATISTTVRHTMKATNKQGERTITHSNYRMLVKSLGGDKYFYEYVKGIKTGTGDDYKNLVTAASHDGYNYICVVMGAPIRDGYGNELPQYTCLDSKNLYKWAFNNFSLKTVAEPNSKTIPNQIKVELAKDTDTIQLTTKETITELLPNDIDVSSIMWDTSNLPKTIQAPIKQGQEIGTIDLKLQNEVIQTVTVVAANDIDRSMWLYIGNILKKILTSWWFILLVVIIVVLLILYFVMVVVYNKRRRKGKIPVRRKKGQTVKRRRR